The genomic region gaactttagcaatcagtatttgatgcatatttttgtggagttgcaacaatgagtcacacacaatgtcattacaaagttcacgcacacacacagcgaggacacacacacatatagcacagacacatacacgcagacacacgcacacacatagcgtagacacacacacacacagagagagacagcgcgttaagctttgcactcgttttgcacgcatatgtgacatgatactggtaatctccactgctgtatggatatctgttatgttaatgtacaaaataaacctgatttaacatccacaaaccgagactgaagcatcttttataattgctctgacacgcggctgtgctgattaagtgaatctgaagtcaATCACtctaattcattacacacatgctctgttttaaatcattttaaacttgtaaaactcactcttgatcacgtttgatgatgattgatgaacctagcgaactgaacagaccttttattcccagttactttgcgctcgtcctctcttgttgatatgattatgcacgtgactaccgggacatgttaatgcgcgcagctgtcaatcaatattggtgggcggggggaacgcactcctacgtaaagttgtggtcgatctgaaaaccgctccaattagtccaccgtttttatgttgttaaatttgaaaaaaaaaaggactggctgtgtttatttcacccctaTATGACAGTtaatacactatacttacacccatttctgtccaaacagcttgtaaagtagatttttcaccataggtgccctttaaatttacaCTTTTACGTCTGGCGTTTTGCACGTTGGTTAACGCCTTAAGGGTGCATTTCCACTGAAGTGCTTTTCCAACTGTCGGAGCTTACACGTTTAGTACCTCGCCATGCTGCTGGCGTttaaaaaatggggaaaaaaatcccTTGtctggcgatgcggtggcgcagtaggtagcacgtttgcctcacagcaaataggtcgctggttcgagcctcagcggggtcagttggtgtttctgtgaggagtttgcatgttctacgcgtgttcgcgtgggtttcctccgggtgctccggtttcccccacaagtccaaagacatgtagtataggttaattgggtaggctaaattgtccaatgggtagcagctagaagggcatctgctgcgtaaattgtgtgctggataagttggcggtttattccgctgtggtgatcccggttaataaagggactaagctgaaaagaaaatgaatgaaagaatgaactgTTCTTGTCCTGTGCATTCTGGGATACATGTGAACATgtaaatatgtgaatataaaatttTGTGAACTCTATGAAATTAGGCAGTATAAAATCAGTCTAATAATAACTATctaatgaaattatttttttctgatgtaatattatagtttttaaactttttattctctatttattCTCTTAAAAATTATATTCTCTATTAttcttaaaactttttttattaggtGCTTTTTCACTGGAGGAACATTTCCATAGTTCATAAAACAATTAGCGTAAGTGTcaacttttttgtcttttttaatagCAGGAATGTATGATTTTAGTTCTAGGAACACATTTTGAGGGGTCTAAATTAATTCCAATTCAAAGTTGAGTCTGCTATACGAGACACATGGACTTTCATTTTTATAGAATCATGTGAACAGTTTACATATCAGTAATAGATAGGCAGATAGTGATGGAGTGATGCTGAAGTCTAGGCACTTTTTTCATTCCACTTTTAGATGTTTTTGAAAGCTGTGATGAAATTCTGCTACTAATGCACATCTTATattattatgcataattcatttcatattttttttgaaCCTTGGTAATTGTCCTTTATAAGGATATTACTTGTTGATACTTATTACAATGACCTTGTATTTCTTCCCACTCATGCCTAAAATGCAAATTAGGCTTTAACTTTAGTATGCTGCAACAATAGTTGGTTATCCCACTAGTTGGTTTATCCATTGTCCAGTAGCTCTTTACCATTACTATCAGTGACTGAGCAAAGATAAGCGTACACAtaactttttagtgttttttttagttCTTGGCTCACATTGTTTACATTCATGAGACAACCCATATGTGCattatcttttttttcctgaGAACTCTGTTATCAGAGAATTCACACAAGAACAGCTCTGTTCCCCACCCCTCAATAGTTATCTTGAATTCAGTAAAAGTTCAGGCAAAACATATCTCCTTTTCCTTTTAAAGTTTTGTTGAATGTTAATGTCACATAGCtctatagtttaaaaaaaaaatatatatatatatataaaaacaaaccagaagaaaatattcaaatcaaataaaatgctgAAATCTCATGTTCAAAACTAATTTCAGGCATATAAGCATAAACTTTAGACCTTAAGGCTTTGAAGCTTTGTCAAGAGAAACTGTCAAGTGTGCCCAAACCTTTGATTGGTAGTGTATGCTGTGCATGTTTATGaacatttacttcattttaatGAAACACAATATGAAAACAGAAAAGATTATtggtatttatttcatttttcacaATGTATACAAACAAGTCATATATATAACAAGTCATATATTAACATAAGCATTGATCAATGTGTAAAAATAAGAGATTGTTTCTAAAGTCCATCTCGTGTTGTTTGTTTGGGTTCATGAAGAATCAATGTTGTAAGAAATGTCTTATCATTAAATACTAAATATTTGACTTGTCATGGTGTGTTATGCTGtgaaaatgactaattatattgTCCAAAAAGTTGGATTCTTTTTggcttgtttgctttattttacaaaacataagCTTGTATGGTGGCCgaaagagcttaacgtgctgcaatttaagaaaacacatacaattacaaaaaaacggcAGCAAATTAAGACAATAGATTCATCCATTTGACAGTACGTGCTGTGAATCTTCACAacgcatacacattaaaaaaggGGTGCATTTTGATTATAACTGTTCTTATTAGCGTATTTATAACAGGTAAACTATGCGTCACAATTGGCCTCTTCATGAACCTTCTTATGTAACAATGTTTCTAGTTGTTCTTCTGTTTTACCAGGGCATTGTTTTTCCAGTGTAGTCCATGTATCCACCTTGATCTTTCTCAGTTAGGCTGCCAATGACACGCAGCATGCACTCCACACTTTCTCTGGTGTCGAGTGTTGCCTGGTGGACAAACAAAATTTTACATgcaattaaaatattgtaatgttgTCAAACAGAGACCATCACTGTGTGCTTTGTGCCTCATGTTCTGGGACAGTACTGCACTTTTATGAAAAACATTCTGAACACTACTCTATTATgctgaattttacatttatatgcaaTAGTTGTCTTATGAATATTAAAGTCACTATTATGACTATTATCTTTCCACAGTGAACAactttaatagggtatatgccgagctagtgttgttcccatactgataaacttccgatgatctgttattgtgagtttttttccattttatactaTTCCTTTTACaacattgatgttgtaatgtaattaaaatacaatcagttaaatagacattggcattcatttagttgctcaagcgtaaaacgagacaaaaagcagtttactcacacgtgcctgtcagaatcggcaggctagcacagaagctccattgaatatactgcgataaaataaatgctcatgtaatgtaatttaatgcagtgcttcttgtacaatctgagacccacttcatatcggatatcactcagccagcgGAGATAGctggtttttaaagaaaacagaccttaaacgcgccaattTTGCAATGgtatacagttcactggaagcgcttaacccaggttactggcaaattaaaagtcctattaggaTACtacagcatataccctattgaaacTCCAGGTTTTACCTCATAGCTTCCCATGTCTGTCCTCACCCATCCTGGGTGAATGGAAATGCAGAGGATCTCGTCTGCTTTTAAATCTCTAGCAGTGTATACAGTCAGCATGTTAAGGCCTACCTGAAATAAACACAGATACATAACTTAAAGTTTGTTCACAAGGCAGCTtctgatttgtttaaaattgGTTGAGAAAGTGTTTTAAAGAGTCTATTATCTAGTATTGCAAAGGTGATTTTTAGGACTCTTGTGTACCTTGCTGATACTGTACGGGAACAGTGGGAATGGCTCTTTCATTGATGGGATCATGCTTAAGGATGCTGCATCTGTGGAGATGTTGATCACAGCTGCTTTACCAGGTGACATCCCTGGTTTTCCACTGGCTTTAGCTGCTGCCTGCAGATACGGCAGGTACTCCTGATTTAACACATCCACAAGTTTAAGTAAAACCGTCAAAAATAAGGTAATATTTTAGATCCATTTTACTACCAAAAATTGCTTTACCCTAATGACAAATAAAGGTCCTATCACATTGGTATTGAAGGTGTTGTGCATGTCCTCAACAGTAGCAGTCAGCATGGTTTTTTGGGGCAAGATTGCAGCATTATTCACAAGCAGGTTCAAACCCTTCTCCCCCAGTAGAGAACCCACTTTCTTGGCAGATTCTTTAATACTGCATGGATCAGCAAcgtctaatataataataaaaaagcagttttatgTGATAATATTGAACCCTCTTGAAGTCTAAGACAAAAGACAAATTCACATTTACCAAGTTTCACAAGGATGACAACATCTGGATTCTTTTTAGCCAGTTCTCGCAGTACCTGAATGATAAAAGataataggaataataaatacaaaattcttGAACTATCTTCAGTCCTAAGCTCCTGAAAACTCACCTCAGAATTTGGTCCATCAGTGTCACGACATGCAGCAAATACTTTTGAGCAATGGGCCTCCAGAAGTTGCTTGACCATTTCTAAACCCAAGCCTCGATTGGCCCCTGTCACGAGAGCACTACATGCATTTAAGGCTGCCATGTTCAAAGATTATCTCTGACTTTACTGCCAACCTGCCTCTTTATACAGCTTTTTATATGGCATTCAAAATGAATGCCACTCCCCATATTGCACTTGCAGCCTGTTGTCCAGCACCATGAGTGTAATAGACAGAATCATAATGAGTAAACATGACATCGGTGACTCAGCATGAACTTATCAGCACTGATTTGAGTAATAAAACTGCTGGATGCTTGGACGCCTGATATCCTTTGATGTCTCTACAGTGAGTTCAGAGATTAAAGGTATTAACTGTAAAAGACAGTTATAGAGAAAAATCTGGAAAGTATGGCATTTAAAATGATGAGGTGATTAGTAGCTCCATTTGGACCTTGAACTAGATATTTATCCATAGGTTATTCAAGAGGAACATTGGAGTGTTGTAAATTAACCATTCTTGGTACTTCAGATCAAACCATCTTTGGAGTGATTATGGTAAAGTTGTTGTCTTGTTGATAATCTTTGCAAGAACAGGACACAACATGCAGAACAAGACCTGAATGGTTGAAGCAAGGATTACAAGGAGGTGATACTAGCAAGGTCTCTAGAACTGGAGTGGACTAGGTGTATTACTGTACTAGAGTGCATAGGGTCCATAGACTTGAAAGGGTCCTACGATGATGCTTGGTAGACAATAGGgcttagggtgcactcacactatgctatctgattCTTCCCCAGGCACGTTTCCTGGTTCATTTAACAAGTGTAAGTGCTCTGAATCTGGCCCAGGCAaggttcagttggctggcccggttggaagaggtgtgccagagcgtggttcagttgggctttggtgcggtacacttgtgtgagtgcaaagcgtgcctgagcaTGAAACTGAAGAcacgacgtcacttttaagggactgtttcatatagatttattaatcattcttactcttcaatgaacgcaaactgtcatgggtaaatatgcagtgtgagtgcaggctgttGCAGGATTGCAGGAGAGGAAAGGAGAATCACGCTTCgtcacggttcaaggcaactgtacctagtgtgagtacgcccttaaaaAGAAGACCTAAAATATCTAGCTAAGCCAGTGCCTCTAGGTGAGGAGTGGGCTTTGGATTGGCCTTCAGGCTGgggttttatatgctcattttttTATTCCAGAATATATCCCTCGAATCAGAACGTCGGTATTGATTCTATTTAGAATGGTTGTGAATATCAATGAGCTCAGTCTGATGCTATTGGAGCTCAATACCTTCTCTctaactcacacacatacacacacacacacacacacacacacacacacacacacacacacacacacacacacacacacacacacacacacacacacacacacacacacacagaaattgaGTAGATGCTTTGTTAAATTTTTGTTGTATCAATAAAAAGAGTTTCCCCTTAGTTGTGCTGTGaataaaatataggctaaatttaaTTATACTCAACAAAAGGACCAACAGAGTTGTTTTTAGAGTTGTATTTTAAAGCTTTAATGTATTTGAAATTCAGCCAGGAATTTATATCAATCTGTATAAACAGATgagtttaataaattatattgctGTTCTGTTCTTATCTCAtctttcatctttatttatttctatagcacttttacaatgtagattgtgtcaaagcagcttaacatggaggTTCTAGTAAAATGAAACTGTTAGTCCAGTTTgttgagttgaagttcagtttagttcagttcagtgtggtttaattttcactgctaaaagtccaaaaaCAGAACAGTAAATCTATTGATGCTCAGCTCCACTAGTCCCAAACCAAGTCAACCAGTGGTGACactggcgaggaacaaacttcaccaactgacgaaagtaaagaaaaaaacctagagagaaaccaggcttattTGGGTATGAATATTTATCCACAGCCCAACGTCCTGTGCAGAGCTGttgtctaggcgccggaggctgaagAACCCTGGACGTCcaatgtggagaagctgcaggtgtgacaGGTCACTgttgggtgttcaggctggcccacgggatcagtgcagagactcgtctgtcactgggtctttcaggaatcagtctcatgctctccaatCCTCCATGACTACCACAGCATCTGCTTAGGATACGGCCTGATCT from Danio aesculapii chromosome 3, fDanAes4.1, whole genome shotgun sequence harbors:
- the LOC130219779 gene encoding C-factor-like; amino-acid sequence: MAALNACSALVTGANRGLGLEMVKQLLEAHCSKVFAACRDTDGPNSEVLRELAKKNPDVVILVKLDVADPCSIKESAKKVGSLLGEKGLNLLVNNAAILPQKTMLTATVEDMHNTFNTNVIGPLFVIREYLPYLQAAAKASGKPGMSPGKAAVINISTDAASLSMIPSMKEPFPLFPYSISKVGLNMLTVYTARDLKADEILCISIHPGWVRTDMGSYEATLDTRESVECMLRVIGSLTEKDQGGYMDYTGKTMPW